In Phaseolus vulgaris cultivar G19833 chromosome 10, P. vulgaris v2.0, whole genome shotgun sequence, a single genomic region encodes these proteins:
- the LOC137815129 gene encoding uncharacterized protein, with protein sequence MLLAKEMGARSLTAKTDSLLVAGQVTGEFHARDPQMAAYLEYVRTLKVSFTAFELIHVPREQNARANLLAKLASSGKGGRQRTVIQETLKVPRVFVTDNQVLQMCDSRERTAIGHQSLTQETLRAPTVRARPTASNEVMEVDATGRADTWLTPYQQYLADGVLPLEPAEAKRIKKSSSKFTLIDGDLFRFGFTHPVLVCVHGEQCTRLM encoded by the coding sequence ATGCtgctggcaaaggagatgggagcaagaAGTTTAACGGCCAAAACTGATTCCCTGTTGGTCGCTGGGCAGGTAACCGGGGAATTCCATGCCAGAGACCCGCAGATGGCTGCGTACCTTGAGTATGTGCGCACCTTGAAGGTATCCTTTACAGCGTTTGAATTGATCCACGTACCaagggagcaaaatgccagagccaACTTACTCGCCAAGCTAGCCAGctcgggcaaggggggaaggcagaggaccgtcatccAGGAGACGCTGAAGGTACCTCGTGTGTTCGTTACAGACAACCAAGTGCTGCAAATGTGCGATTCTCGCGAGCGTACTGCGATCGGGCATCAGTCTCTCACACAGGAAACATTGAGAGCACCGACGGTGAGAGCTCGACCGACGGCATCCAACGAGGTGATGGAGGTTGACGCTACGGGAAGGGCCGACACGTGGTTAACGCCATACCAGCAGTATCTGGCAGATGGGGTGCTTCCGCTGGAGCCAGCGGAGGCAAAGAGAATAAAGAAGAGCTCGAGCAAGTTCACCCTCATTGATGGGGACCTCTTCAGATTCGGATTCACCCATCCGGTTTTAgtatgtgtgcacggagagcaGTGCACGAGGCTTATGTAA
- the LOC137815134 gene encoding uncharacterized protein — translation MGAVVPPGLVGVKASFTGVEDPEAHLTAFHTQMMLSGGSDAVYCKLFMSTLSGIALEWFVSLPDGHITSFQQFSKLFREQYIVNRAPTVVSYDLFDVRQNQAESLRDYLSRFGAQVVRLPSKDEDMLVHAFKKGVLAGPFSESLIRHRPSTFAEIRRRVVTHITAETAVSEKRESAVPNKSRAGPSRTQLPMRVHEAKEGKRAQGKPRPYEPRRDQNGGRTRESNAPPRFDFVVDLAELIAIPAIAARLRAPEKTDRVLGQKKDVSCEFHQAYGHPLRACLALGHQLAELVKNGFLSDYLRVPQGDQTSGAPAGDPQHEVPVHGEVHTIAGGFSGGGCTASQRKKYARSVLVVDTAEEDHSPDVDIVFTKADLREVVPHDNDPIVISLVTAGRKVHRVLVDQGSSADVMFWPTFSKLQLSPDLLKPYPGCLYGFAGDQVEVRGYVELRTTFTDGATARTEKIKFLVVNAPSAYNILLGRPTLNKLGVVPSTRHMKVMPSMEGVVVTIKSDQKEARRCYENSLKQRRSVCHVTTTPPPRSDEGIAEVATLVRGTHEDVEMEEAMLGGTGSARGEAEGARGIAPRESGIARAVIARERRPHLTEGWMEAAIGGRGFKLGGQLDEDTRRQIAGVIEKNMGAFAWTTSDMPGIDPDFLCHRLAMGPQVRPVRQRRRKYNEEKRQVIHEETHKLLAAGHIREIQYPEWLANVVLVKKSNSKWRMCVDFTDLNKACPKDSYPLPGIDVLVTSRGKEEHVADLEELFTTIAKYGLKLNPEICIFGVEAGKFMGFLLTERGIEANPEKCTAIMAMRSPASVKEVQQLTGRLAALSRFMSAGGEKGHPYFQCLKRNSRFVWTEECEEAFVKLKEYLASPPVLCKPQTGAPLRLYFAITERAVSSVLVQEQEQVQRPIYFVSKVLQGPEVRYQAMEKAALAVVFSARRLRHYFHSFTIVVMTDLPIQKVLKKSDVAGRMVKWAVELSEFDIRYEPRGPIKGQMFADFVVELSSGDAPPEGSVFRWVLSVHGSSNQQGNGAGSS, via the coding sequence ATGGGTGCAGTCGTACCACCAGGCTTAGTAGGGGTGAAGGCCTCGTTCACGGGGGTAGAGGATCCAGAAGCACACCTAACGGCTTTCCACACCCAAATGATGCTTTCTGGAGGCTCGGATGCCGTATATTGCAAACTATTCATGAGTACCCTGAGTGGGATTGCGCTGGAATGGTTCGTAAGCCTGCCAGACGGCCACATCACATCGTTTCAACAATTCTCAAAgttgttcagggagcagtatATCGTGAACAGGGCACCcacagtggtgtcctacgatctTTTTGATGTGCGCCAGAACCAAGCCGAGTCCCTTCGGGATTACCTTAGccgttttggggcgcaggtggtgaggctgccCAGCAaggatgaagatatgctggtgcacgcatTCAAGAAAGGGGTTCTGGCGGGCCCCTTTAGTGAGTCTTTGATCAGGCACCGCCCCAGCACGTTCGCGGAGATTAGGCGTCGTGTCGTGACGCACATCACTGCAGAAACAGCGGTTTCTGAGAAAAGGGAAAGCGCGGTCCCTAACAAGTCGCGCGCAGGACCAAGCAGGACTCAGCTGCCGATGAGGGTGCACGAGGCCAAGGAGGGAAAGAGGGCTCAGGGAAAACCCCGCCCTTACGAGCCTCGAAGGGATCAGAATGGGGGGCGCACGAGGGAGAGTAACGCACCCCCCAGGTTTGATTTTGTGGTGGACCTGGCGGAACTGATCGCTATTCCAGCTATAGCAGCACGGCTGCGAGCACCTGAGAAGACCGACAGGGTGCTGGGGCAAAAGAAAGACGTGTCGTGTGAGTTCCATCAGGCCTATGGCCACCCACTTCGCGCGTGCTTGGCATTGGGACACCAACTCGCGGAGTTGGTAAAAAACGGCTTCCTGAGTGATTACCTGCGAGTACCACAGGGCGATCAGACATCGGGGGCCCCAGCAGGGGATCCTCAGCACGAGGTACCGGTGCACGGGGAGGTGCACACGATCGCGGGAGGATTCTCTGGGGGAGGATGTACAGCCTCTCAGagaaagaagtacgcgcgatcggtgttGGTAGTCGACACGGCGGAGGAGGATCACTCCCCCGACGTCGACATTGTCTTCACCAAGGCTGATCTCCGGGaggttgtgcctcacgacaacgacccgaTAGTTATCTCCCTTGTCACGgcagggaggaaggtgcacagggtccttgtggaccagggaagctcggcagacgtgatgttctggccgacatTCAGCAAACTGCAGCTGTCCCCTGATCTTTTGAAGCCGTACCcggggtgtttgtatggtttcgcaggggaccaggtagaggtgcggggctATGTGGAGCTGAGGACCACGTTCACGGATGGTGCCACAGCCCGCACTGAGAAGATTAAGTTCTTGGTGGTCAATGCCCCGTCCGCTTACAATATACTGTTGGGAAGACCGACGCTCAACAAGTTAGGAGTCgtaccatcgacaaggcacatgaaggtaatgCCTTCGATGGAGGGGGTAGTGGTTACCATTAAATCAGACCAAAAGGAAGCCCGTCGCTGCTATGAAAACAGTCTCAAGCAGCGGAGAAGCGTGTGCCATGTTACCACGACGCCGCCACCAAGGTCGGACGAGGGAATAGCGGAGGTCGCGACGTTGGTAAGGGGCACGCACGAAGACGTGGAAATGGAAGAGGCGATGCTCGGGGGCACGGGAAGTGCCCGGGGTGAAGCTGAGGGGGCGAGAGGGATCGCGCCTCGCGAGTCTGGGATAGCGAGGGCCGTCATCGCCAGAGAAAGAAGACCCCACTTGACTGAGGGGTGGATGGAGGCGGCGATCGGGGGAAGGGGGTTCAAGCTGGGAGGACAGCTCGACGAGGACACGCGACGACAGATCGCCGGGGTAATTGAGAAGAACATGGGTGCATTTGCATGGACGACCTCggacatgccgggcatcgacccggACTTCCTCTGCCATCGCCTTGCAATGGGTCCCCAGGTCCGACCGGTGCGCCAAAGGAGGAGGAAGTACAATGAGGAGAAGAGGCAGGTGATCCATGAAGAAACCCACAAACTCTTGGCCGCAGGGCATATCAGGGAAATCCAGTACCcagagtggctggccaatgtggtGCTGGTGAAGAAGTCAAACAgcaaatggaggatgtgcgtggatttCACCGACCTCAACAAAGCATGCCCCAAGGACTCCTATCCCCTGCCTGGCATTGACGTCCTGGTCACCTCGCGAGGGAAGGAGGAGCATGTCGCTGATCTGGAGGAACTTTTCACAACGATCGCCAAGTATgggttgaagctcaacccagaGATATGTATCTTTGGTGTGGAAGCGGGGAAGTTTATGGGTTTCCTCCTAACAGAGCGAGGGATTGAGGCAAATCCCGAGAAATGTACGGCGATcatggcgatgaggagcccggcgtcggtgaaggaagtgcagcaactcACTGGTCGACTAGCAGCTTTGTCGCGATtcatgtccgctggaggggagaagggccatcctTACTTCCAATGTCTCAAGCGGAACAGCAGGTTCGTTTGGACCGAAGAATGTGAGGAGGCATTTGTTAAGCTTAAAGAATATTTGGCAAGCCCGCCGGTGCTGTGCAAGCCGCAGACGGGCGCCCCTCTTCGTTTATACTTTGCTATAACAGAGAGAGCGGTCAGTTCGGTtctggtccaagagcaggagcAGGTCCAAAgacctatctattttgtgagcaaggtgctgcagggccccgaagtAAGATATCAGGCTATGGAGAAAGCAGCTTTGGCGGTGGTATTCTCAGCAAGAAGGCTGCGTCACTACTTTCACAGCTTCACAATTGTAGTGATGACTGATCTTCCCATCCAAAAGGTGCTAAAAAAGTCGGATGTAGCCGGAAGAATGGTAAAGTGGGCCGTAGAATTATCTGAGTTCGATATCAGATAcgaaccccgaggaccgatcaaggggcaaatgtTCGCGGATTTCGTCGTTGAGTTGTCATCGGGCGACGCACCGCCAGAGGGCTCGGTCTTTCGGTGGGTCTTATCGGTACACGGATCCTCAAACCAACAGGGGAATGGCGCGGGGTCATCCTAG